The sequence below is a genomic window from Candidatus Eisenbacteria bacterium.
AAGCGGATCAGAGCCGCCGCAGCCGCGCCGATCGCCGCGGCCGCGACGGGGGCAACGAGCAGATCGCGTCGCCGCATGCTCCCGCTCAATCCCCCCCGACGGCTTCGACGAAGGCCCGGTGGATCTCGGAATCGGGCGCGAGCTCCGGGTGAAACGTCGATCCCCAGACGCGACCCTGTCGCACGAGCGTCGGCTCGGCATCCAGATCTCCGAGGACCTCTACCCCCGGCCCTACCCTCTCGATCCGCGGAGCGCGGATGAACACCATCTCGGCTCTGCGCGGACTCCCGCCATTCATTCGCAACATCCCCATGCCGGCGAAGCTGTCGACCTGC
It includes:
- a CDS encoding pyridoxal 5'-phosphate synthase glutaminase subunit PdxT, translating into QVDSFAGMGMLRMNGGSPRRAEMVFIRAPRIERVGPGVEVLGDLDAEPTLVRQGRVWGSTFHPELAPDSEIHRAFVEAVGGD